The Lacticaseibacillus pabuli region CTCCTCCTCTGTCTATCAAACGTTATTTTTCATTGGGAATTTCAATAATAATGCGGTGAACCTGCTTGTCGTCGTCTTCCTTAACGTGAATCTGCATCCCCGTTTCACGGACCATCTTCACGGACTTCTTGATCGTGTTCACGGCCAAACGCGTGTCCTTAGTCAGCGGCATCGTCCGCTTCTTGGCAGGCTTCTTTTTGGCCGGCTTGTCAGGCTCTGGCGCAGGCTTGGTCTCGTCGGCAGCCACCTGGGCATTGACCCGCGCAGCCATCGCGGCGTGCGCCTCTTCGTCACGGCGCACCCCTTCTGGATCGATGATGCCGCGAACCAGCTGCGCGGTTTCCTTAACAGTCAAGTTGTCACGCGCGATGCGGCGCAAGACGTCCGACTGCTGCTTGGGCGTCAGCTTGAGTAACTCGCGGCCATGCCGTTCGGTAATGGCCCCATTCATGATGGCGCTTTGGACGTCCTCGCTGAGCTTGAGCAGACGCAACTTGTTGGCGACGAAGGACTGGCTCTTGCCGATCCGGCGGGCCAGGTTTTCCTGCGTCATCGAATTGCTTGCCATGAGATCCGCGTAGGCCCGTGCCTCTTCAACTGGTGACAGCTGTGCACGCTGCAGGTTTTCGATGATTGCCATGGCCGCGGATTCGTCATCCGCCATCTTGGTAACGATGGCCGGAATCTTATCCCAGTGCAACTGGCTGGTTACCGCGCGGAAACGACGCTCACCGGCAATGATTTCGTACTGCCCGGGTTCGTACTCCCGCACGATAATGGGCTGAAGCAGGCCGTGATCCTTGATGGTCGCGGCGAGTTCCTTAATGGCGTCCTCTTGGAACACCTTCCGCGGCTGGAACCGGTTGGGGACAATATTGGCTGTCGGCAATTCAGTGACCGTCT contains the following coding sequences:
- a CDS encoding ParB/RepB/Spo0J family partition protein, whose protein sequence is MAFSFFGRKKNDDKTVTELPTANIVPNRFQPRKVFQEDAIKELAATIKDHGLLQPIIVREYEPGQYEIIAGERRFRAVTSQLHWDKIPAIVTKMADDESAAMAIIENLQRAQLSPVEEARAYADLMASNSMTQENLARRIGKSQSFVANKLRLLKLSEDVQSAIMNGAITERHGRELLKLTPKQQSDVLRRIARDNLTVKETAQLVRGIIDPEGVRRDEEAHAAMAARVNAQVAADETKPAPEPDKPAKKKPAKKRTMPLTKDTRLAVNTIKKSVKMVRETGMQIHVKEDDDKQVHRIIIEIPNEK